AAATATTCATTACCAATTGCTTCTTTTGCCATTAACACTGCATGTCCAAGACCAAGCGGTTCTGGTTGAGGAATAAAAGTAAACTGTGCTGTATCAATAATAATATTAATACTATTGAGTAGATTTGATTTGCCAGTTTTTTCTAATTTTGATTCAAGTTTTGCATTGTGCGAAAAATGATGTTGTAATTCAGGTTTATCATCGTTGGCAATAACATAAAAATCAGTGATGTTTGATGCAAGACCTTCTTCAATAATTAATTGAATAGAAGGTTTTTCTAGTATTGGTAACATTTCTTTGGGCACTGCTTTTGTGTACGGTAAAAATCGTGTTCCAAGGCCAGCAGCAGGAATAACCGCTTTAATTATTTTCATGTTTGAACTCTCACCTTTGGATGTTTGAACAGCTAATAGTGCAAATGCGAAGATAAAAAATAAATTATTAGACATGAATTCCCTTTTTACGTGTTCGTATCCTTCGACAGGCTCAGGACGAACGGGATTAGAATAATTTTTAAAATACGTATCATAGTGTTTACAATGAGAGCGAATAAATTCTAATTCTGTCTTGTTAATTTTTAGTTGATGGCCTCCTCCGTTCGTCCTGAGCTTGTCGAAGAATACGAACGTTAAAAACATTTTTAAAATTGATCAAGAAATTTTATTTTACTCGAGTGAAACAAGCGAATATCATAAATACCATACTTAATCATTGCAATTCTTTCAATACCCATACCAAACGCAAATCCAGAATAAACAGTTGGGTCAATTCCACTTGCGCGTAATACATTAGGATGAACCATTCCTGTTCCGAGCAGTTCTATCCAGCCCGTATGTTTGCAGACAGAACAACCTGTTTTACAGAACGTGCATGATGCATCTATCTCAAGACCCGGTTCAACAAAGGGGAAAAAACCAGGACGTACGCGAATTTCTAATGTATCATTTTCAAATATTTTTCGTAAAAATATGTGCGCAGTTGCAAGAAGGTTACTAACCGATATATTTTTATCAACCAACAATATTTCTGCCTGTGTGAATAAAAAATCATGTGTTTGATCAGTAGCTTCTTTGCGGTACACACGTCCTGGTGCAAATACTGCTATAGGTGGTTGGGAATTTTCCATCGCGCGTGCTTGCATGGTTGAGCATTGCGTACGCAGCAATATTCCTTTTTGGTGGAGAAAAAATGAATCTTCTGCTTCTCTGGCAGGGTGATCGGCTGGAATATTGAGAGATTCAAAATTATAATATTCGTTTTCCACTTCAGGGCCATCAACGATAGTATATCCCATGGATATAAAAGTATTTTCTAGATCAGCAATAATTTGGGTATAAATATGAGATGTTCCTTTAAGTTCATTGTATTTATAGGCGGAAACATCAAAGTTTTTTTCGAGTAAGTTTTTTTGAGCACTATC
The DNA window shown above is from Candidatus Babeliales bacterium and carries:
- a CDS encoding phenylalanine--tRNA ligase subunit alpha, which translates into the protein MKNLSQELDIIKNEFDDVLKTITTETSLESVRVTFLGRKGKIADLMEQLKNLSVEEKKTVGPLLNQFKLQAQTQLDELTLSLKKTDSAQKNLLEKNFDVSAYKYNELKGTSHIYTQIIADLENTFISMGYTIVDGPEVENEYYNFESLNIPADHPAREAEDSFFLHQKGILLRTQCSTMQARAMENSQPPIAVFAPGRVYRKEATDQTHDFLFTQAEILLVDKNISVSNLLATAHIFLRKIFENDTLEIRVRPGFFPFVEPGLEIDASCTFCKTGCSVCKHTGWIELLGTGMVHPNVLRASGIDPTVYSGFAFGMGIERIAMIKYGIYDIRLFHSSKIKFLDQF